In Podarcis muralis chromosome 7, rPodMur119.hap1.1, whole genome shotgun sequence, the genomic stretch gcccccaagagagtggggccctaaactatagcttgcttagcttatacataaatctggcactggattATATATATGAATAATATTCATGTGCGCATGTTCCCCAGTGGTACAGCTATGGCTGAACCTCAGGGTTGCTGTCCAAGGTCCCCAAATTACCACCGACAGCCtacagatcaggggtcagcaaacattttcagcagggggccagtccactgttccacagaccttgtgggggaccagactatattttttgggggggggggaaatgaacgaattcctatgccccacaaataacccagagatgcattttaaataaaaggacacattctactcatgtaaaaacacacagattcccagaccatccccGGGCCAGATTTAGGCGGCGATTGGGCCAGaaccggcccccgggccttagtttgcctgcccatgctaCAGATGTTGAGAGCAGTGGCAAAGTGGCCCCATCTGAAGACTCTGCCCAAACAGGAGCCCGTTTCCCCTCCAGCTGGGACGACAGTCAAGGTTTTGCCAGGAATTCAGTTGGCAGTGATGGAGCCATTACCACAAATCAACTTCAGAAGCCTCTACTCAAAGTCTCCAACGTTTTTACGCTTGCCGTATCTATAAAATGGTATGCCGGTAATTAAAATGGGAATGGCATGGAGAAACGGATACAAAAGATGTTGAGTGTGCAGCCGTTCTGGGATCCATCAGGCTATTTGAGTAGCCAGAAAAGGAGCAATTAAATGCCAAACTACCCTAAGAGGGCTTCCTTGCTTGCAGTGTGTGAACGTAAGTGAAATAATCACAACCCAACAGCAGTTTGCAGAGGAAGCAGTGAGAGGAAGGGTTCCTGCCCATTAGAACAGCCTCTTCACCAACATGAGGCTCCCTCCagatagaatcgtagaattgaggagctggaagggacccccaggggctATCTAGGCCAACCTCGCTCATTTAAAAAGCATCCGTCTTGTTTTAAAGTGAAGGCAGTTTCCCTGAGCGTCAGCATGATATAGTGGTCAGCGTGCTGGATCAGGACCCGGGAGAGCTGGACTCAAATCCCCCACCCTCAACCataaagctcagtgggtgaccttgggcagagACGCTCACAGTCTAACCTCGCAGGATTGTTTGGAGGGTTAATTGCAGAAGAGGACAGCCATGCAAGCCACCGAGtgctccttgggggaaagattggatataaataaaatatataaaaaataaaatccaggcaTAGCATTCTGTactctcccaaagaattctaaCATCCAACACAACTTGGGGCCACCAATTCCAACCTTTCctttgggatttttttggggggtatcaAAGGACAGGCATTCAATTCTTCCAAGTTCTAACACAGCCAAAGCTTCCACTTACAGAAGGATTCTCAACCGTTGCCCCgtttttccaatattccattTATTAGGGtaattttttttgtattacaGCACTGTTATCACCCCCAGTGAAGTTCTTCCCACCGTCAGTTTCTGCCCCTCACCAAGATCTACAATCACATTGTCGCGTTTTATTTTTCAGCCTTTCCTCCTACTCCTGGATTAACTTTCAGTTACAGAGACccgtgtgttgtttttaaaaaagcaaaaccttaataacatttttttaaaaggaggatttACCataacacccacccactcacGAACTCAAAACAACTCTTTATTTGGCTGGCTATGGGACAAAAATACTGTATGACAAGAAACCCTAAGACGGTAGTTGCAAGAGGACATCCTCAAAGAAAAGATGAAAGGAGTCTAGATAGAAGACAGAGGGGACCCAAGGAGAAGCAGACATTCCTGTAAAGCCTTCCACTATCATCCCTGGCGACATGTGACTTAGGGAAGCAACATCCGCTAATGTGAGGATCTGCCACTGAGCACTGGTTGTGGGGCAGGGGGACTATTTACCTTCAAGCCCCACTGGCAGCCTGGCAAGTCACCGTGGGAAGCAGATGAAGGACTAGAGGGGATCTTCCGAACCAGCAAGGATGCAGAACGCATTCAGCGTAGCAATGGGTCCTTAGCAGGAaacatcagccctagccaaagCTTTTCCCCACCCTGCTGGCAGCATCACGTGAGGGGGAGAAGGCGATGGGGCCATGGGGATAGTGCCCTCCATCATGTTCCCTGCAGCTGGCACTATTGCCTTCCATGTGTTGGAAGGCTCCCTGTGGATTCTAGAATCCTGATCTTCCAGGGTTCTGGATCTccggaaaaaggggggggggggttacataaGCAGAACAGGCTCTCTGCTGCAGATGTTTGGCTCTCCATCCTGTGGGgaggcaatgggggtggagatcctCAACCGCCTCACCCATGCGAGGAATTTAAATACCCGAGTGGGGCTTAAGAATAGGTAGACCTCTGTGGTTGTGCTGTAAGTTACGGAGGCTTTGTTGCCAAATGCAGGCCTTCAACGTTTTGAAGCGCACCATGCTGGCACTTCCCTGAAGTTTGCAAGATTAAGACGGTTGAGACAGGCTGCTCCCTACAATCTCCCGACCGAGCCTTCGCCTTCAGTCAGACGTGGCCTGTTTGAACTACTCGACTGAACAGAGCCACTTTTCAAGAGATCGCAAGGAGCTGCAATAGGTCGACGCAAGCGCCGGATCTGAAACGATTCCGTTACTACGCAATCTGTCAAGCAGCTGTAAAGATGAAAATGAGTCCCCTGCAACGCTCAAAACACTTTCGCAGCTCGGCTCTCTGTGGATGGCGCCATGTTCTCGTGTACTGATCTGGTTTCAATCTCGCTTTTGTAGCAGGCGCGCATGTGGGATTGCCATTCATCACGGCCTCTTGTTAACAGCTTCCACTACATGTTCTccacaaagggtgtgtgtgagagattcCTTTCTGCTCCTCTCTCAACCCCCTCCTTGTATGGATACCACCTGCTCCCAGGCACTGGGTGGCCTTATGATCCCACAAGTGCCCAGGTATGAAAGGTCTATGGGGACAAGTAGCAAATACTTTTGCCTTCAGATTAGCGTGGAGAGTGCAGAGATACCAGCCGTCTGTGCGCTAAGTTCTGCTGGAAGCAGGAAGAGAGGGGGGgcaattctctctcacacacagagagagaaaaagagagagagagagagagagagagagagagagatgccctgAAGCTGAGCCCTTTAGAAAGGCACCTAGGAGGGCCCAACATCAAAGTGCGGCAATTTCAGGTTCAGACGCCAAGATGGGCCTGTCCGCCCTTGCCTTGCTAGCAAAGCAAGCTGGCGAGGACAGTCTGGCTCACACCAAGCAGCGGTTATCACGACAAAtgaggcagcggcggcagcggcagcttcGAGGCTCAGGTGCAGAAGAGGAggcaaacacacacgcacacactcagTGGCTCAATTCCCCCCACCCAGACAATTTTTATGTACAAATATTTCAGGCAACTTTCCCGCAAAATAAGGTGCCGTCGCAATAAGGCCATCGGGTTAGGCAGCTGAGATCAGAAGAGGCCCGGTGGCGCCAGGCCTGAGATTCTCGCAGCCGAAAGACGTAGGCGCCAGGACCCTCCCTGACGGGTGCCTTTGGCCAAATGGAACGCAGCGAGGGTTGGCTCCCGACTGCCCTCTGCCGCCTCCAAAATTACTGCTCCTCCACGTGGATGATAGTCTCGTTCCCTTCTTCTGGGAGCTGGGGCACGGCGTAGACCAGCGCCTGGTCATTGTCCTGGCAGATGATGGCCACAGCAGCGCCGGCTTCAGGCACAAGAGTGCTGGACTGTAGGCAGGCCTGAGTGAGGGGGAGAACAGAGCGGGAGAGGTTAAGAGGGTCCCCGAAAGAAGCTTCTGGAATATAGTATATGgcgagcttaaaaaaatgtttaactttATGAagaatacagaagcttttctactagggatagcggacacaggtatagcaagagaagatcagaaaatatccctctatgccacaggagcggcaaggatcctaattgctaaaaactggaaaaaaagaaattgtgccaacaaaaaaggaatggcaagacaaattgttagagtatattgaactggctagattaacagaggcaatttgagaccacactagacaagagttttgaaaagcatggggaaaatgcagagaatacttcacaaaacagggccctaaaatacataccgggacttgtttcgattattgtgtgcaggagactttgtggatatttaagttataattagaaaaatcttaataattattcataaaggatacagcttataagaagtaaataaggaggcccgatacaggataaaggaagtcttttatttgtttgtattgttgtatgttatgcttattgaatgttatgttcacgtttaatgtgGGTGGCTTTCTGTATTGGGGgagtttatgttatgttgtaaataaaacttccattaaaaaattaaaaaataagaggTTCCCCGACACCTTGTTGGTTTATTCATTTAGGAAAATATCTGCATATCACTGTGTCACTagataaatattcatttaagctgtttacagcaataaaactgccagaAGCAGTGGGGCTTCTGCACACCAGTTGCTGAACACCACAAGAGGGGAAAGGGCTCTCGCACTCGgatcctgcctgtgggcttcccataatagGCTTCTGATTGGACGCTgagataacaggatgctggactaggtgggccactggcctgatccagaagcgctcttctgcatgcaaagcagatgctctactgtgGAGCTATGGTTCATAGAATTACAGAACTGTAGACCTGGAAGGGCTCCAGAGGGCCAACCTcctgcaattacagtggtgcctcgcaagacgaaaataatccgttccgcgagtctcttcgtctagcggttttttcgtcttgcgaagcaaccctattagcggcttagcgctattagcggtttagcagctattaaaggcttagcggctaaaaggctattagcagcttagcggctaaaaggctattagcggcttagaaaagggggggggggagcgaaaaaaatcgcaagactcgcaagacgtttccgtcttgcgaagcaagcccatagggaaaatcgtcttgcgaagcgcatcgaaaaacggaaaaccctttcgtctagcgggtttttcgtcttgcgaggcaccactgtaagtggcCAGTAAGTTGTTGAAATAAATGTACAAGCCAAGACTAGGCAACatgccgccctccagatgtttaagcAAAACGGGCAGACCTTGCTAAAACTGCAAGGGTGGTTTTGCTGGAGCAGGCCAAAGCGGCTTCGTCTCGTCCGCCATCTCGCTTCTGGATGCGACTGTGAGCTAGACTGCCCCTGAAACTGGAGGCTCCATCATGAATAACAGCTGCAGAACCTTTAGCTCAAGGTTGGGCAGGGGAACAGGAGGAGCATTCAAGACATGCCCCCCTCACCAAGGAAAGAACCCCCCCCACCAAAACCCATGGAAGAGAGACTATCTTTATTATGGGACTGGTATGTCGGAacgggaaggggtgtgtgtgagcctcctttgtttctttttgatATATTGCGTATTTGCTACTTTACTTGGCAAATCCCCCTGGAAAGTCTGAaagtttgacttttaaaatgaggcttcattttaaactgcattttaacctgtattttaaattgtttttttttctttttctttttttccttatgtttttactgaaattttattgatgttagccaccctgagcccggctctgcccagggaataaataaatattattattattattattattattattattattattattattattattattattattaccaattgATTATGTACACAAGCGAGATGGTACTGTACTGTGATACTGATATAATTTTGATCTAATTATTAACTGTGTGGATATATGAATTTGCAATTAATTTTGATGGACTGTTAAGAGCGGAAGATAGGAATTGAGGCTTCTAGCCAAAGTACAGGCTTATCTGTTCTGGTATGAGATGAAACAAAGAGGCCTGGAACAATGGGCAGGAAGCCAGATTTCCTCCATTTTGGGACGTGTCGTATTGGATAATACAGGCATGGAGAAGTGAAAGTGAAAGACATGGAAGAAAATAAACACCCACACAGAAACATACTGTTTTGATATAACTTGCTTGCGGGACGAACTCAGAGGCTGTCAAAACGAACGAAGGATTAACATTGGATTGATTTATGAGAACCGCATGGACTAATTAAGAAAGCAGTGCAAATGTGAGGTGATGGCAATCCTCCAGCCCCAGAGCATGGGAAGTCAAACAAAGTTTTATGATTTCGCTTAATATTtggaatgttttattattttataattcgGAATGTTTTTAACGTGGCCTTTATTGgattaaacggcctcggtcctgtatacctgaaggagtgtctccacccccatcgttcagcccggacaataaggtccagccctgagggccttctggcagttccctccctgcgagaagtgaggttgcagggaaccaggcagagggccttctcggtggtggcgcccgccctgtggaacgccctccccgcagatgtcaaggaagtttttgatgtttgatgtatttattgtgtttttaatattctattgggagttgcccaaagtggctggggaaactcagccagatgggcagggtataaataatttattattattattattattattattattattattattattattattattttggaaaacttatgtgtgtgtgttttaaaaagaacCCCCTGCCACAAAACCCATTACTTACCTCCCTCGATTATTTCAAGGTTCTTCCCTTTTATATATATTCCCAACCGCCCCCTGTACCCATGAGGCTTAGAAGCTTCCTGCTTAAAGAGGAAAACGCAGAAGCTGAGAAATCCCGGGGGACCTGATCTCCGACCCGCGCTCGCCTCTCTGCGTTTCCCAGCTGCGGCCCAAGGAGACCAGCCGCCCTGCAAAGCCAGCTTACCATTTCCAGCAGCTTCAGCTTCTCCTCGGACACCAGGTTCTCCTTCCGCAGCTGCTCCACCACCCCTTCCATGGCCTCCAGCTTCGCGCAGTGCCGGCGGTGCCTCTGCTGGAGAACCTTCACCTTCTTCTGAAGGCCCATCACCACCTCCACGAGCTCCGAGGTCGCCCCCTCCTGCTTGTGGTAGCGgtgctcctccagctgctcctccaAGGACTCGGCTGAGCTCAGctcctccagcttctcctcttcCGCCGGGGGGGCCTTCGGAGGCGCCTGGTTGGAGACGATGGGGACGgtggagacaatggggaggctcagGGCGGAGGACAGCACCGTCTCTGGGGGGGTCACGCCGGAAGAGGCGGCGGCCGTGATGGGCGCCGTCGGGATGGTCTCAAAGTACGCCACCACCTCGGCGGGCGGCTCCTGCAGGGAGCGCaggacggcggcggcggcggggtcaGTCTCCAGAAACGGCTCAATGGAGACATTCTCGATGATGAGCGCCCCTTGCTCCGTCGCCATGGCTGGGTCGGTCATCAGGGCCTGCAGCGGGGGCTGGTTGGCAGCCGCCACCACCTCGCAGGGCACGGCCACCTCTGCAGAAAAGGGCTCAGAGGCCCCCCTGGACGAGCCTGGCGTAGCTTGTAGGGTCGCCGGCggcagtgaggccaagaggtcaACCACCTGCTGCTCCACCCGGTCCGGGAGAGGCTGGCTGGCATCAACCGGGGAAGACACAGTCAGCGTCACGGCCTTGAGGGGCTCCACGATTTGGACCAAAGGCAGCAGGTTCACAGCCCCGCCCAAGGGCCCTGAGAGGGCAGGGAAGTCTGAGGCAGAGGACTGGGTCTCCACGTAGATTGGGGCAGCTGCCACGCTGGGGTCAATGGCGATGGCAAGCGTTTCCAGGGAGTTTGGCTCGGGGCAGCTTATGGCTTGGGGTGCCGGCATGCTCCTCTCCCCTTGGAATTCAATGATGAGCTTCTTAGCTGGGACATCGGAGGAAGTCCTGGCCGGGTTTTCCCTCTTCTGCAAAAGCGAAAGCAGACAAATGAGCAGCTGTCCTTGcaagataataaataataataccccgcccctCCCGGTTCAAAAAaacgggctcagggcagctaacaacaaatctaaaacacttaattgatgcaacaaaagcagcataaaatacagtataaaacatgaataacaataaattcagagttcaaaaatcaatttaggggggaaatccatccaataaacataagatgatcaccagggctagctggctgaattagtcctatttgggcctgtaaggagaccaggggagaattagctgtggcaTCCCAGAGCGGgggatcttcataaaaaggggagggggagggaagggagggagggaggtgtgcaGGGCTACCGATTCCCACACAAGGTGAGCTAGACAAGAGGAGGCCCTGAACCCCACACTGCGTTCCgttaccggaaaaatctgagggctcccttggacaaaacaaagacaccaaccaggataacatGGAGCAAaccagcagcctgtaggcttggcctttattgatctgttgcaacagggtgttcccctcacttgcaggagagaggaaaggcacagaaaaaatggtgtgcaacgccttataaaaacttttgaaattcccaccctgtaggtcaagaccacccccagaaacatcatacatacatcacagaaaggaggggttgagggaggggtggtggtggtaacctgagtgtcctgtcacctggctggttcctcctttccccctccccatgagtcattttctgaagacaaaaggtagtcgcagtttcctgccccctgagggggaATCCAATCACTGTTCTTTTGTTAtagtccgtgttgaatccactcgTGTATGCAGTCCCTTGTGTtgttgatggtcttctgtctgagaccatcagggttggcatagcaactgggcagggctcctgtggatgtacTGGGAtgttcaagggattatggctggcctgtatcaaaccttccccattttgtagtccttccttcatggagtaaaataaaagtggaacagtgcaaatctgatgtatggttgatttttctatgaattcataacagaagcgtagtgtatgtagtgtgtgagtgtgtgtgaagtttgtacaaactgaatgattggggggggggtgttccctgCTACACTTCCCCTTGTTTTTAAAGTGCCTGATATTTCCTAGGAGCTGTGCAAAGATGGTAAGAACACCCCACAGCCTTTGCTCACAGGTTTAGTCTAAGAGGCAAGACACAGATTGAAAAATAGATGAGAGAACAGGGGAAGAAGCACATTCAAGCACTAACCACAAAAAGTCTTGTGGTGCCTTAAAATAGACTGAACAGATTTATTGCGGCTTAAGACAGATAcacaaattgcaaacatgtgctggattatggagtgcgctggattatggagaaagctagagagttccagaaagacatctacttctgcttcattgactatgcaaaagcctttgactgtgttgaccacagcaaactatggcaagttcttaaagaaatgggagtgcctgatcacctcatctgtctcctgagaaatctctatgtgggacaagaagctacagttagaactggatatggaacaactgattggttcaaaattgggaaaggagtacgacaaggctgtatattgtccccctgcttatttaacttatatgcagaattcatcatgcgaaaggctgggctggatgaatcccaagccggaattaagatcgccggaagaaatatcaacaacctcagatatgcagatgacacaaccttgatggcagaaagtgaggaggaattaaagaaccttttattgagggtgaaagaggagagcgcaaaatatggtctgaagctcaacatcaaaaaaacgaagatcatggccactggtcccatcacctcctggcaaatagaaggggaagaaatggaggcagtgagagattttattttcttgggctccatgatcactgcagatggtgacagcagtcacgaaattaaaagacgcctgctccttgggagaaaggcgatggcaaatctagacaacatcttaaaaagtagagacatcaccttaccaacaaaggtccgtatagttaaagccatggttttcccagtagtgatgtatggaagtgagagctggaccataaagaaggctgatcgccgaagaattgatgcttttgaattatggtg encodes the following:
- the THAP8 gene encoding THAP domain-containing protein 8, producing the protein MTKYCRAPNCCNSAREPRTDNRRLSFYKFPLHNPDRLQQWLSQMNQEKWVPTKHQHLCSEHFAPSCFEYRWGARFLKPDAVPTIFQTSEGSLKRENPARTSSDVPAKKLIIEFQGERSMPAPQAISCPEPNSLETLAIAIDPSVAAAPIYVETQSSASDFPALSGPLGGAVNLLPLVQIVEPLKAVTLTVSSPVDASQPLPDRVEQQVVDLLASLPPATLQATPGSSRGASEPFSAEVAVPCEVVAAANQPPLQALMTDPAMATEQGALIIENVSIEPFLETDPAAAAVLRSLQEPPAEVVAYFETIPTAPITAAASSGVTPPETVLSSALSLPIVSTVPIVSNQAPPKAPPAEEEKLEELSSAESLEEQLEEHRYHKQEGATSELVEVVMGLQKKVKVLQQRHRRHCAKLEAMEGVVEQLRKENLVSEEKLKLLEMACLQSSTLVPEAGAAVAIICQDNDQALVYAVPQLPEEGNETIIHVEEQ